A stretch of Bacteroidales bacterium DNA encodes these proteins:
- a CDS encoding toxin-antitoxin system YwqK family antitoxin codes for MKNILLLVFIFAFINIYAQQTNDTINQFDDDGLKHGYWKKYDNNNILKFEGEFIHGIPTGEFIYYYNDKTIKARSRYSENGKTTYTILFYGNGAKMSEGKFINKKKDGLWIDYDGYDKVVSEIEYKNDQKWGKSVRFYTSGDTLEKANYRNGWLDGEYTFYYQKNIPKIKGVYANTKRNGIFSFYHPNGKIYTSGKYVDGIRDGDWSLYDESGKIIVIERLKNGNVTARKVYQKDKDPVEIEKINFELDMKNKGNSSPGKGFSNPIFDAFE; via the coding sequence ATGAAAAACATACTGCTTCTAGTTTTTATTTTTGCATTTATAAACATTTATGCACAGCAAACCAACGATACCATCAACCAATTTGATGATGATGGACTAAAGCATGGTTATTGGAAAAAATATGATAATAATAATATTTTAAAATTTGAAGGGGAATTCATTCACGGAATACCTACTGGTGAATTTATATATTATTACAATGATAAAACTATTAAAGCTCGCTCAAGATATTCAGAAAATGGTAAAACCACATACACAATTCTATTTTATGGAAATGGTGCTAAAATGTCGGAAGGAAAGTTTATAAATAAGAAAAAAGATGGGCTTTGGATAGATTATGACGGATATGACAAGGTCGTTTCAGAAATTGAATATAAAAATGACCAAAAATGGGGCAAAAGTGTGAGATTTTACACATCTGGAGATACATTGGAAAAAGCAAACTACAGAAATGGCTGGCTTGACGGTGAATATACTTTTTATTACCAAAAAAATATTCCTAAAATAAAAGGAGTTTATGCCAACACAAAAAGAAATGGTATTTTTTCATTTTACCACCCTAATGGAAAAATCTACACTTCAGGGAAATATGTAGATGGAATCAGAGATGGAGACTGGAGTTTGTACGATGAAAGTGGTAAAATTATTGTTATTGAGCGGCTAAAAAATGGCAATGTAACTGCTAGAAAAGTTTATCAAAAAGATAAAGATCCTGTGGAAATAGAAAAAATAAACTTTGAATTAGATATGAAAAATAAAGGCAACTCTTCTCCTGGAAAAGGTTTTTCCAACCCAATATTTGATGCATTTGAATAA
- a CDS encoding ATP-binding cassette domain-containing protein, with translation MSEIISNENSVKNNSSIIVIENAFIHYGDNIVLDNISFNVDKGEFVYFLGRTGSGKSSIMKMLYADFPFNGDAGYVLDYDLKKIKQKEIPFLRRKIGMVFQDFQLLIDRNVFDNLLFVLQATGWKDKEAISARIESVLNIVGMYDKKDKMPHQLSGGEQQKIVIARALLNEPDLILADEPTGNLDPQSSEEILNTLQELKKNGKTVIVATHDMPMVEKFPSRTLWFADGNVTDNSNLETVDNNLE, from the coding sequence ATGAGCGAAATTATTTCAAACGAAAATAGTGTGAAAAATAATTCTTCAATAATTGTTATTGAAAACGCCTTTATACACTATGGAGACAACATTGTACTTGATAATATATCCTTTAATGTTGATAAAGGTGAATTTGTTTATTTTTTAGGTCGCACCGGATCTGGTAAGTCAAGTATTATGAAAATGCTTTATGCCGATTTTCCTTTTAATGGAGATGCAGGCTATGTTTTAGACTATGATTTGAAGAAAATTAAACAAAAAGAAATTCCTTTTCTAAGACGCAAAATAGGAATGGTTTTTCAAGATTTTCAACTTCTTATAGATAGAAATGTTTTTGATAATTTGCTTTTTGTTCTTCAAGCTACAGGCTGGAAAGACAAAGAAGCCATTAGTGCTAGAATAGAATCTGTTTTGAATATTGTTGGCATGTATGATAAGAAAGACAAAATGCCGCACCAGCTTTCTGGAGGTGAGCAGCAAAAAATAGTGATAGCGCGTGCTTTGTTAAATGAACCCGACTTGATATTAGCAGATGAACCAACAGGAAATCTTGACCCACAGTCAAGTGAAGAGATTTTAAATACGCTGCAAGAATTGAAGAAAAATGGCAAAACTGTGATTGTAGCTACTCATGATATGCCTATGGTTGAAAAATTTCCTTCAAGAACATTGTGGTTTGCAGATGGAAATGTAACAGATAATAGTAATTTAGAAACGGTTGATAATAATTTGGAATAG
- a CDS encoding S8 family serine peptidase: MKHIIFSLLLAMSVYIAKSQTYGAMYRVQFTDKNNSPFSIDKPEEFLSKRALERRKAMNIKIDQTDIPVVQSYLNKLNTMGAKVYNCSRWFNTATVFVTDTLLIPQIEALPFVSEVVKTKPYSKQNEIKEKTKIATNSTKTNSTSGKIDYGKGENQAKMINIDYLHSQGYKGEGIVIAILDAGFYNVNTLAMFDSLRNDGRLLGYKDFVLPNNNLFKEATHGMSVASTIVGNMPGKLVGTAPKASVWLLRSEDANSEFVVEEDNWIAAAEFADSVGADIINSSLGYTTFDDPAQNHTYSDLDGNTTRAARGADMAAAKGIIVCNSAGNSGNGLWHYIGTPADADSIICVGAVDENREIASFSSFGPSYDGQIKPTVCAQGKNTVVVSSSGNITISNGTSFSSPVMAGAVACLLQANRDKTNMQIIEAVKKSASKYNNPDSAYGYGIPNFIVANMILKGNILENPSSENSMLVSPNPFRNKIDIILFSTKEFQGELTLVDSFGKISKTIKKVNLNSGYNYILLDNLENLASGLYVIRFSSDIYSESVKLIKQ; encoded by the coding sequence ATGAAACACATTATTTTCTCCCTTTTATTAGCTATGTCAGTTTACATTGCCAAGTCGCAAACCTATGGAGCAATGTACAGAGTGCAATTTACAGATAAAAACAATTCGCCTTTCAGCATTGATAAGCCTGAAGAATTTTTATCAAAAAGAGCATTGGAACGCAGAAAAGCCATGAATATAAAAATAGACCAAACAGATATTCCTGTTGTGCAAAGCTATTTGAATAAGCTAAACACGATGGGAGCAAAAGTCTATAACTGCTCTAGATGGTTTAATACTGCAACAGTTTTTGTTACAGATACACTTTTAATTCCTCAAATAGAGGCTCTACCTTTTGTTTCGGAAGTTGTAAAAACAAAACCTTATTCAAAACAAAACGAAATTAAAGAAAAAACTAAAATAGCTACAAACTCAACAAAAACTAATAGTACAAGCGGTAAAATAGATTATGGTAAAGGCGAAAATCAAGCGAAAATGATAAATATTGATTATCTACATTCCCAAGGCTACAAAGGCGAAGGAATAGTTATCGCAATTTTAGATGCTGGATTTTACAATGTAAACACATTAGCTATGTTTGATAGCTTACGCAACGACGGTCGCTTGCTTGGTTACAAAGATTTTGTCTTGCCAAACAACAATTTATTTAAAGAAGCAACCCATGGGATGTCAGTTGCATCTACAATTGTAGGCAATATGCCAGGCAAACTTGTAGGAACTGCACCAAAAGCAAGTGTTTGGCTTTTACGTTCTGAAGACGCTAACTCTGAGTTTGTTGTTGAAGAAGACAATTGGATTGCTGCTGCTGAATTTGCTGATAGCGTAGGAGCCGATATTATTAATTCTTCTCTTGGCTACACAACTTTTGATGACCCTGCTCAAAACCATACTTATTCCGACCTTGATGGAAATACAACTAGAGCCGCTCGTGGAGCAGATATGGCTGCTGCAAAAGGAATTATCGTATGCAATAGCGCTGGTAATAGCGGAAATGGTCTTTGGCATTACATAGGCACTCCCGCTGATGCAGACAGTATTATATGCGTTGGTGCTGTAGATGAAAATAGAGAAATTGCTTCGTTTTCTTCATTCGGACCTAGCTATGATGGGCAAATAAAGCCAACCGTATGTGCACAAGGCAAAAATACAGTTGTAGTGTCAAGCTCTGGCAATATTACTATTTCAAACGGCACTTCTTTCAGCTCGCCAGTTATGGCTGGTGCTGTAGCCTGCTTATTGCAAGCAAACAGAGATAAAACAAATATGCAAATTATTGAAGCTGTCAAGAAAAGTGCAAGCAAATATAACAATCCCGACTCAGCTTATGGATATGGCATTCCTAATTTTATTGTTGCAAACATGATTCTAAAAGGAAATATTTTAGAAAACCCCTCTAGTGAAAATTCAATGTTAGTAAGTCCTAATCCTTTTAGAAACAAAATTGATATTATTCTATTTTCAACTAAAGAGTTTCAAGGAGAATTAACTCTTGTTGACAGCTTCGGAAAAATATCTAAAACAATTAAAAAAGTAAATCTAAACAGCGGATATAACTATATTCTCTTAGACAACTTAGAAAACTTAGCTTCGGGATTATATGTTATAAGATTTTCATCTGACATCTATAGCGAATCTGTAAAGCTGATAAAACAATAA
- the cmr4 gene encoding type III-B CRISPR module RAMP protein Cmr4, with the protein MNTHVFLITAKTNLHVGDESGSTFSVIDKAIQRDPLTKLPCINSSSLKGAIKEFCVHETTGLDIKKLFGSDVDENGKTNHNDSQKGNAIFFDAKLLLMPQQDDTNPFHYITSDKVIEQMNEKIVLFDDKIRYNKPQTYNGRQVKTVNSDVFFASCSDDNLPIIARNVLENGESKNLWYEQILPAETVLYTIIQENGDNLKNALNGKLVQIGANATIGYGYCMFNILEL; encoded by the coding sequence ATGAATACACATGTTTTTTTAATTACCGCAAAAACCAACCTGCATGTTGGTGATGAAAGCGGTTCGACTTTCTCGGTTATAGACAAAGCAATCCAACGCGACCCTTTAACCAAATTACCCTGTATTAATTCAAGTTCATTAAAAGGTGCTATCAAAGAGTTTTGTGTGCATGAAACAACAGGTTTAGACATTAAAAAGCTATTTGGTTCCGATGTGGACGAAAATGGGAAAACCAATCATAATGACTCTCAAAAAGGGAATGCTATTTTCTTTGATGCCAAATTGTTGCTAATGCCACAGCAAGATGACACAAACCCATTTCACTATATTACTAGTGATAAGGTTATTGAACAAATGAATGAAAAAATCGTACTGTTTGACGATAAAATTCGTTATAATAAGCCACAAACATACAATGGAAGACAGGTGAAAACAGTAAATAGTGATGTTTTCTTTGCATCTTGTTCCGATGACAATTTACCTATCATAGCACGTAACGTTTTGGAAAACGGCGAAAGTAAAAACTTATGGTACGAGCAAATACTTCCTGCCGAAACAGTACTATACACAATTATACAGGAAAATGGAGATAATTTGAAAAATGCCTTAAATGGAAAATTAGTTCAAATTGGAGCTAATGCTACCATAGGATACGGATATTGCATGTTTAATATTTTAGAACTGTAA
- a CDS encoding HAD family hydrolase translates to MSDLINYKNIIQQWNINESWTLFLDRDGVINQRKIGGYITMIDEFEFTPGALQALANANKIFGKIIVVTNQQGVGKGIMTDDDVKQIHEHMISIVEKHNGRIDAVYYSPFLAELNHQSRKPNPGMAFQAAKDFPEINFKRCIMLGDAPTDMEFANSVGMKSVFIGNPEEFDLSSKSFDISYPSFLDFIKDLMALCVN, encoded by the coding sequence ATGTCAGATCTAATAAACTATAAAAATATTATTCAGCAGTGGAACATTAATGAAAGTTGGACATTGTTTCTCGACCGAGACGGAGTTATTAATCAACGGAAAATCGGCGGATACATCACAATGATTGATGAATTTGAATTTACTCCAGGTGCATTGCAAGCTCTTGCTAACGCAAATAAAATCTTTGGAAAGATTATTGTAGTTACAAATCAACAAGGTGTCGGAAAAGGAATAATGACTGACGATGATGTAAAACAAATTCATGAACACATGATTTCTATTGTTGAAAAACATAATGGTCGAATTGATGCTGTCTATTATAGTCCATTTCTAGCTGAATTAAATCATCAATCAAGGAAACCCAATCCGGGAATGGCTTTTCAAGCTGCAAAAGATTTTCCGGAAATAAATTTCAAACGCTGCATAATGCTTGGTGATGCTCCTACTGATATGGAATTTGCCAACTCTGTAGGAATGAAAAGTGTTTTTATCGGAAATCCTGAAGAATTTGATTTATCATCTAAATCTTTCGACATTTCCTATCCTTCTTTTTTAGACTTTATAAAAGATTTAATGGCTCTTTGCGTTAATTAA
- a CDS encoding glycosyltransferase produces MNISIVIPLLNEEDSLNELSSWIVRVMKENSYTYEIIFVDDGSTDNSWEVITKLCEENKNIKAIRFNRNYGKSAALQTAFEQVQGDVVITMDADLQDSPDEIPGLYNMVINEKFDIVSGWKKKRYDNTFTKNIPSKFYNWTTSKLSGVKLHDMNCGLKAYRLNVVQSIEVYGEMHRYIPVIAKWAGFTKIGEKVVQHKKRKYGKSKFGMSRFIRGPLDLITIMFVGKFSKRPMHFFGTLGSILFLIGFVIAGYLAYLKIFYSVYKIADLPIFYLAILCMIIGAQLFIGGFIAELVGRLSADRNKYIIRKQINLDDNISK; encoded by the coding sequence ATGAATATTTCTATTGTAATACCACTTCTAAACGAAGAAGACAGTTTGAACGAACTCAGTTCATGGATTGTAAGAGTAATGAAGGAAAACTCATATACTTATGAAATTATTTTTGTAGATGACGGCAGCACAGACAATTCGTGGGAAGTTATTACAAAACTTTGCGAAGAAAATAAAAACATTAAAGCTATACGTTTTAATAGAAATTATGGAAAATCGGCTGCACTACAAACAGCTTTCGAGCAAGTTCAAGGTGATGTTGTTATAACGATGGACGCCGATTTGCAAGATAGTCCTGATGAAATTCCCGGGCTATACAATATGGTGATTAACGAAAAATTTGATATAGTCTCAGGTTGGAAGAAAAAAAGATACGACAATACTTTCACAAAAAACATTCCAAGCAAATTTTACAATTGGACTACAAGCAAACTAAGTGGTGTTAAGCTACACGACATGAATTGTGGACTAAAAGCATATCGCTTAAATGTTGTACAAAGCATTGAAGTTTATGGCGAAATGCACAGATATATTCCTGTAATTGCGAAATGGGCAGGCTTTACAAAAATTGGTGAAAAAGTTGTGCAACACAAAAAACGCAAATATGGAAAAAGCAAATTCGGCATGAGTCGTTTTATTCGTGGACCTCTTGATTTGATTACAATTATGTTTGTAGGCAAATTCAGCAAAAGACCAATGCATTTTTTTGGCACATTAGGTTCAATTTTATTCCTTATTGGCTTTGTAATTGCTGGCTATCTTGCTTACTTAAAAATATTTTATTCAGTTTATAAAATTGCCGACCTGCCAATTTTTTATTTAGCTATTTTGTGTATGATAATCGGTGCACAGCTTTTTATTGGAGGATTTATCGCTGAACTAGTCGGTAGATTAAGTGCTGACAGAAATAAATACATTATAAGAAAACAAATAAACTTAGATGATAATATTTCCAAATGA
- the cmr6 gene encoding type III-B CRISPR module RAMP protein Cmr6 has translation MKNLHKAYYKDYFKNINFNYLLLEEEIKKEQDDDRKRELKRELEKIKKDNETKIKSKNNTLSGKELLSLINNPISPHEHRFSLKIAYPGLVTGVGINHEAKIEGEFKLGVHFDYTWGMPVVYGSSVKGVLREYFTNIYDIFYEEDETKKRLNTIDLVHDIFCGEVRNITLEKEIYGEKWEEKVKDNDKKRKYIPKSIYNRDIFFDAVITEADSKKRILCSDSITPHGDNPLKNPVPLTFMKIAAGCTMEFRFKLVDSKIDGNDFTAEHKKALFEEILKTVGVGAKTNVGYGQFQQIDIEK, from the coding sequence ATGAAAAATTTACATAAAGCCTACTACAAAGATTATTTTAAGAATATTAATTTTAATTATCTTCTTTTAGAAGAAGAAATTAAAAAAGAGCAAGACGATGATAGAAAAAGAGAATTAAAGAGAGAATTGGAGAAAATTAAAAAAGATAATGAAACTAAAATAAAAAGTAAAAATAACACTTTGTCAGGCAAAGAACTTTTAAGTTTGATAAATAATCCTATCTCTCCGCACGAGCATCGTTTTTCTTTAAAAATCGCCTACCCCGGTCTTGTTACAGGAGTTGGAATAAATCATGAAGCTAAAATAGAAGGCGAATTTAAACTTGGTGTTCATTTTGATTATACTTGGGGAATGCCTGTGGTATATGGTTCATCAGTAAAAGGTGTGTTGAGAGAGTATTTTACAAATATTTATGATATCTTTTATGAAGAGGATGAAACTAAGAAAAGACTAAACACAATTGACTTAGTACATGATATCTTTTGCGGTGAAGTAAGAAATATAACATTAGAAAAAGAAATTTATGGAGAAAAATGGGAAGAAAAGGTAAAAGATAATGACAAAAAGCGAAAATACATACCCAAATCTATCTATAACCGCGATATATTCTTCGATGCTGTTATAACAGAAGCTGATAGCAAAAAACGCATTCTTTGTTCCGATTCAATTACACCACATGGCGATAATCCGTTGAAAAACCCCGTACCATTGACTTTTATGAAAATTGCTGCGGGATGTACAATGGAATTTCGCTTTAAATTAGTGGATTCAAAAATTGATGGTAATGATTTTACAGCTGAACATAAAAAAGCTCTCTTTGAAGAAATTTTAAAAACTGTCGGAGTAGGTGCCAAAACCAACGTAGGATACGGGCAATTTCAGCAAATAGACATAGAAAAATAG
- a CDS encoding SIS domain-containing protein, whose amino-acid sequence MIEKKIIESIEVKQLLLKDKAAIEAINVAANKIISCFGDGKSVWLCGNGGSAADAQHIAAELSGRFYFNRPPLPAEAFSVNTSYITAVANDFGFEYVFKRLADAHCRKGDVLIGISTSGNSKNIIKAIEAAKDNGTFTIALTGNKGGLISEIADISIIAPSADTPRIQETHILIGHIICEIVETEIFGNKK is encoded by the coding sequence ATGATAGAAAAGAAAATCATAGAATCCATTGAAGTAAAGCAGTTGCTCCTAAAAGATAAAGCAGCCATTGAAGCAATTAATGTTGCAGCAAACAAAATAATTAGCTGTTTTGGAGATGGGAAATCTGTTTGGCTTTGTGGAAATGGCGGTAGCGCCGCAGATGCTCAGCATATTGCTGCCGAACTAAGCGGTCGTTTTTATTTTAATCGTCCACCCTTGCCTGCTGAAGCTTTTTCAGTTAACACTTCATATATTACTGCCGTAGCCAACGATTTCGGATTTGAATATGTCTTTAAAAGGCTTGCAGACGCACATTGCAGAAAAGGTGATGTTTTAATTGGTATTTCCACTTCAGGTAATTCTAAAAATATTATCAAAGCTATTGAGGCAGCAAAGGACAATGGAACTTTTACAATTGCACTAACAGGAAACAAAGGCGGATTAATTTCTGAAATTGCAGATATTTCTATTATTGCACCATCAGCCGACACTCCTCGCATTCAAGAAACTCATATTTTAATTGGGCACATTATTTGTGAAATAGTTGAAACCGAAATTTTCGGAAATAAAAAATAA
- the cas10 gene encoding type III-B CRISPR-associated protein Cas10/Cmr2 produces MQYTAINIGPIFSTLQMARKPRELWAASYLFSHLMKCIIETLLKNGIKEEDIISPAILKNENQNLGVGLYPDRVFFKKGLPATSNGKTFEDTVFDKLITSINIADKTKDFFKIMIVSLDISTSQNEDSEAICKLNQALDKVELFNIACEDEDSKDVRELISLKYNSPLFKKAFGETEFPIESLGEIAAKQLEKLEPGNWKKFVEDIKSKDKAEQAFSYFSRDKLKSYHKYICVVQADGDNVGKTIIHKKLQKDKVKKISEALLDFGKNATTQIKNFGGLPIYAGGDDLLFIAPVVGVDGTNIFEFLKKIEDEAFKDVRDAIKSCDLKDENTNSIETSLSFGISITYYKYPLYEALESAKDLLFKKAKTITGKKSWAWSLRKHSGGTFDMAFSRKDNDLENLFFDLINATTDDDLVSAVAHKIYEKDKLSDLVLDTKDDSRLQALFDNILEFKNNPYFNTVKKLMPVLYEAVGSEHYATKLYSLLRTAKFIKGEELRDE; encoded by the coding sequence ATGCAATACACAGCCATAAACATCGGACCAATTTTTTCCACGCTACAAATGGCGAGGAAGCCACGTGAATTGTGGGCAGCGAGTTATCTATTTTCGCATTTAATGAAATGTATTATAGAAACATTGCTCAAAAATGGAATAAAAGAAGAAGACATTATTTCACCTGCTATTCTAAAAAATGAAAACCAAAACCTTGGTGTTGGACTTTATCCTGATAGAGTTTTCTTTAAAAAAGGATTACCTGCTACTTCAAATGGAAAAACTTTTGAAGATACTGTATTTGATAAACTGATAACATCAATTAATATTGCAGATAAAACAAAAGACTTTTTCAAAATAATGATAGTATCATTAGATATTTCTACTAGTCAAAATGAAGATTCTGAAGCCATTTGCAAACTTAATCAGGCACTCGACAAAGTGGAATTATTCAATATAGCCTGCGAAGATGAAGACTCAAAAGATGTTAGAGAATTGATAAGTTTGAAATATAATTCTCCTTTATTTAAAAAGGCTTTTGGAGAAACAGAATTTCCAATTGAATCTTTAGGCGAAATTGCTGCTAAGCAATTAGAAAAATTAGAACCGGGAAATTGGAAAAAATTTGTTGAAGATATTAAATCTAAAGATAAAGCAGAGCAAGCATTTTCATATTTCTCAAGAGATAAACTAAAATCCTATCATAAATATATCTGTGTTGTACAAGCTGACGGTGATAATGTGGGAAAAACGATTATACATAAAAAACTGCAAAAAGATAAAGTAAAGAAAATATCAGAAGCTCTTCTTGATTTTGGTAAAAATGCAACTACACAAATAAAAAATTTCGGCGGTTTGCCCATTTATGCAGGTGGTGACGATTTGCTTTTTATTGCTCCTGTGGTAGGTGTTGATGGCACCAATATTTTTGAATTTCTTAAAAAAATAGAAGACGAGGCTTTTAAAGATGTTCGAGATGCTATTAAATCTTGCGACTTAAAAGATGAAAACACTAATTCTATCGAAACCTCTTTATCTTTCGGCATCTCAATCACTTACTACAAATATCCGCTTTATGAGGCATTGGAATCTGCAAAAGATTTATTATTTAAAAAGGCAAAAACAATAACAGGCAAAAAATCTTGGGCATGGAGTCTTCGCAAACACAGTGGTGGCACTTTCGATATGGCTTTTTCAAGAAAAGATAATGATTTGGAAAATTTATTTTTCGACCTTATTAATGCTACAACTGATGACGACTTAGTTTCTGCTGTTGCTCATAAAATATATGAAAAAGACAAATTGAGTGATTTGGTTTTGGATACTAAAGATGATAGCCGTTTGCAAGCATTATTTGACAATATCTTAGAGTTTAAAAATAACCCATATTTCAACACAGTAAAGAAACTGATGCCTGTGTTATATGAGGCTGTTGGTTCAGAGCATTATGCTACCAAATTATATAGTTTATTACGTACCGCTAAATTTATAAAAGGAGAGGAGCTTCGAGATGAGTAA